In one Candidatus Planktophila sp. genomic region, the following are encoded:
- a CDS encoding PhoH family protein, whose translation MASKSQIGRKTFVLDTSVLLADPGALYKFAEHEVIIPIAVIGELETKRDHPELGYFARAALRALDDLRLTHGRLDKALTVTPEGGTLSVELNHTDLSTLPQGFLRDGTNDSRILAIAKNLMGDGKDVVLVTKDLPLRVKASSVGVEAQEYLAELVSNSGWTGIVELDVASNTIDDLYASDRADHEAAHELPVHTGVVLHSDRGSALARVSADKQLQLVRGDRSAFGLHGRSAEQRIALDLLLDDSIGIISLGGRAGTGKSALALCAGLEAVMEKRIHKKVVIFRPLYPVGGQELGYLPGSEGEKMSPWAQAVFDTLGALVSQAVIDEIVDRGLIEVLPLTHIRGRSLHDSFVIVDEAQSLERGVLLTVLSRIGQGSRVILTHDVAQRDNLRVGRHDGVVAVVETLKGHPLFAHVTLTRSERSPIAALVTEMLEGPIVG comes from the coding sequence TTGGCTTCTAAGAGTCAAATCGGTAGGAAGACCTTTGTTTTAGATACCAGTGTTTTGCTGGCCGATCCTGGCGCGCTCTATAAGTTTGCAGAGCACGAAGTCATAATCCCGATTGCTGTCATCGGCGAGTTAGAAACAAAGCGCGACCATCCAGAGCTCGGCTACTTTGCTAGAGCCGCCCTTCGCGCACTTGATGATCTTCGCCTGACCCATGGTCGCCTCGACAAAGCGCTCACCGTTACTCCTGAGGGTGGAACGCTCTCCGTGGAGCTCAATCACACCGATCTTTCGACGCTGCCGCAGGGTTTTTTGCGTGATGGCACTAATGATTCGCGAATCCTGGCCATTGCCAAGAATTTAATGGGTGATGGAAAGGATGTTGTACTCGTCACTAAAGACCTACCCCTTCGCGTTAAAGCATCCTCAGTCGGTGTTGAGGCCCAGGAGTATTTAGCTGAACTTGTCTCGAATAGTGGTTGGACTGGAATCGTTGAACTGGACGTTGCCTCTAATACCATCGACGATCTATACGCATCTGATCGCGCCGATCACGAGGCAGCTCACGAACTCCCTGTTCACACTGGGGTCGTACTCCACTCTGATCGCGGAAGCGCACTCGCCCGAGTAAGCGCTGACAAGCAGCTGCAGTTAGTTCGGGGAGATCGAAGTGCATTTGGTTTGCATGGCAGAAGCGCCGAGCAACGAATCGCATTAGATCTCTTACTCGATGATTCCATTGGGATCATCTCACTCGGTGGTCGTGCCGGAACTGGAAAATCGGCGCTGGCTTTATGCGCCGGACTTGAAGCGGTCATGGAGAAACGAATCCATAAGAAGGTAGTTATCTTCCGCCCTCTCTATCCAGTGGGTGGCCAAGAACTTGGCTATCTGCCTGGGAGTGAAGGTGAAAAAATGTCACCATGGGCCCAAGCTGTCTTCGATACTTTAGGCGCCTTAGTAAGCCAGGCCGTCATCGATGAGATTGTTGATCGCGGTTTAATTGAGGTTTTACCTTTAACTCATATTCGTGGGCGCTCACTGCATGACTCATTTGTCATTGTCGATGAGGCTCAGTCTCTAGAAAGGGGAGTTCTCTTAACTGTCCTCTCTCGAATCGGTCAGGGCTCACGCGTCATTTTGACTCATGACGTTGCCCAGCGCGACAACTTGCGAGTAGGTCGCCACGATGGCGTGGTAGCAGTTGTTGAAACCCTTAAAGGTCATCCACTCTTTGCCCATGTGACCCTGACCCGTTCGGAGCGCTCGCCGATTGCGGCCCTTGTCACGGAAATGCTGGAAGGTCCCATCGTAGGGTAG
- a CDS encoding exodeoxyribonuclease VII small subunit has product MVEKKISYEAARDELAEVVAALETGSATLEDSLKLWERGEELTKICQEWLDGAKKKLDAVKP; this is encoded by the coding sequence ATGGTCGAAAAGAAGATTTCATACGAGGCCGCGCGCGATGAGTTAGCTGAAGTAGTCGCCGCCCTTGAAACCGGAAGTGCCACTCTCGAAGACTCCTTAAAACTCTGGGAGCGCGGTGAAGAGTTAACAAAAATCTGCCAGGAGTGGTTAGACGGGGCAAAGAAGAAATTGGATGCGGTCAAGCCGTAA
- the xseA gene encoding exodeoxyribonuclease VII large subunit yields MFESSSESPASVKVVTEAIKEYVDRLGPIWIEGEISELNERSGVMAFIRLRDPSADMSLSVMCHKSVIAAAQPLPANARVVLYAKPTWYTKNGSLTLSAREIRQVGVGELLARLEALKSLLATEGLFDSDRKIELPLLPKKVGLICGRNTDAEKDVVENAKRRWPSVVFEIREVTVQGAAAVTEVSAALRELEADVNVDVIIITRGGGSFEDLLPFSDEGLVRLAASCLTPIVSAIGHEKDSPLLDLVADFRASTPTDAAKHAVPDINEEIEMISGLRDRARRKILNLIDLETTRLTNFRDRPVMRDPHLLITSRAEIILALRERSLRSFGGHLKLAIEELSQIKARVRALSPQATLDRGYSVVQLSTGDIARDASTLKVGDLLRLRLAKGESYATVTAYSVKG; encoded by the coding sequence ATGTTCGAAAGTTCAAGTGAATCCCCGGCCTCGGTCAAGGTCGTCACTGAGGCGATTAAAGAGTATGTCGATCGATTAGGCCCGATTTGGATTGAAGGTGAAATCAGCGAACTCAACGAACGTAGCGGGGTTATGGCATTTATTCGTCTGCGCGATCCGAGTGCTGATATGTCCCTTTCGGTTATGTGCCATAAATCAGTTATCGCCGCCGCTCAACCATTACCTGCAAATGCTCGCGTTGTTCTGTATGCAAAGCCAACGTGGTACACCAAAAATGGTTCGCTGACTTTATCGGCACGAGAAATTCGACAGGTAGGAGTTGGAGAACTTCTTGCACGTCTTGAAGCGCTTAAGTCTTTGTTAGCCACCGAAGGTCTATTTGATTCAGATCGCAAAATAGAACTCCCGTTGTTGCCTAAAAAAGTTGGTCTTATCTGCGGAAGAAACACGGATGCAGAAAAAGATGTCGTTGAAAATGCTAAGCGGCGTTGGCCGAGCGTCGTATTTGAAATTCGCGAAGTTACGGTGCAAGGTGCCGCCGCAGTAACTGAAGTTTCGGCGGCTTTGCGCGAATTAGAGGCCGATGTCAATGTAGATGTCATCATCATCACGCGTGGTGGAGGCTCCTTTGAAGATCTTCTTCCATTTAGTGATGAGGGATTAGTGCGCTTAGCAGCATCGTGTTTGACTCCAATTGTTAGCGCTATTGGCCATGAGAAAGATTCACCATTATTAGATTTAGTGGCAGATTTTCGAGCATCGACCCCAACCGATGCCGCCAAACATGCCGTGCCGGATATTAATGAAGAGATTGAAATGATATCTGGGCTACGTGATCGCGCCCGCCGTAAAATATTAAATCTCATTGATTTAGAAACAACGAGATTGACGAACTTCAGAGACCGTCCGGTCATGAGAGATCCCCACCTTCTCATTACTTCTCGCGCTGAAATAATTCTTGCTCTTCGTGAGCGCTCTCTACGTAGTTTTGGCGGCCACCTCAAGCTAGCAATAGAGGAGCTTTCTCAGATTAAAGCTCGGGTCCGTGCACTTTCACCGCAAGCCACATTAGATCGTGGCTACTCTGTTGTGCAGTTATCCACTGGTGACATTGCCCGCGATGCCAGTACTTTGAAAGTTGGAGATTTGCTTCGCCTGCGTTTAGCTAAGGGCGAGAGTTATGCCACAGTGACTGCCTACAGCGTAAAGGGGTAG
- a CDS encoding fumarate hydratase, with translation MPNFSYSELLPLGEDDTKYRFVGTEGVTVVRYGDKEFLQVEPEALEKLTAEAIHDISHYLRPAHLQQLANIILDLEASPNDRFVATDLLKNANISAGGVLPMCQDTGTALVMGKKGQRVLTTSKDEIAISQGIYDAFTKLNLRYSQMAPVTMWEEKNTGNNLPAQIEIFADSDHPDEYNFLFIAKGGGSANKSFLYQETKAILNPTSFMNWLDEKLRSIGTAACPPYHLAIVIGGTSAEHTVKTAKLASTKYLDSLPTTGDAATGHGFRDIDLEQQVLELTRKLGIGAQFGGKYFCHDVRVVRLPRHGASLPIAIAVSCSADRQAKGKITKEGIFLEELEREPAHFLPETTDEHLDDDVVAIDLNQPMEKIRAELSKYPVKTRLSLTGTLVVARDLAHAKIKAAIDSGAPMPEYLKNYAVYYAGPAKTPAGYASGSFGPTTAGRMDSYVEYFQSKGGSFVMLAKGNRSKAVTEACKANGGFYLGSIGGPAARLALECITKVEVLDFEELGMEAVFKIDVVDFPAFIVVDDKGNDFFAETSTPLRIGPRP, from the coding sequence ATGCCAAATTTTTCATACTCTGAACTCTTGCCTTTAGGTGAAGATGATACGAAGTATCGTTTTGTTGGTACCGAGGGTGTAACTGTCGTGCGATACGGTGATAAAGAGTTTTTGCAGGTCGAACCTGAGGCCCTTGAAAAACTAACTGCTGAAGCAATCCACGATATTTCGCACTACTTGCGTCCTGCACACTTGCAGCAGTTGGCTAACATCATTCTAGATCTAGAGGCATCACCCAATGATCGCTTCGTCGCAACGGATTTATTGAAAAATGCCAATATCTCAGCCGGTGGGGTTCTGCCGATGTGCCAAGACACAGGAACAGCTTTGGTAATGGGAAAAAAGGGCCAGCGAGTTTTAACTACTTCAAAAGATGAGATTGCGATTTCGCAGGGAATCTATGATGCTTTTACGAAATTGAATCTGCGCTATTCGCAGATGGCCCCCGTGACAATGTGGGAGGAAAAGAATACCGGCAATAACCTTCCTGCCCAGATTGAAATATTTGCCGATAGCGATCATCCCGATGAGTACAACTTCCTCTTCATCGCAAAAGGCGGGGGTAGCGCAAATAAATCATTTTTATACCAGGAGACAAAGGCGATTTTAAATCCAACTTCCTTCATGAATTGGCTCGATGAAAAACTGCGTTCGATTGGCACTGCCGCCTGTCCGCCGTATCACTTGGCAATCGTCATCGGTGGAACAAGTGCCGAACACACCGTTAAAACGGCCAAGTTAGCTAGCACTAAGTATTTGGATTCACTCCCAACTACCGGTGATGCTGCAACTGGTCATGGCTTTAGAGATATTGATTTAGAGCAACAGGTTTTAGAGCTAACAAGAAAGTTAGGAATTGGTGCTCAGTTTGGTGGAAAGTACTTCTGCCACGATGTTCGAGTTGTCCGCCTGCCTCGCCATGGTGCATCACTTCCAATTGCAATAGCAGTCTCCTGTTCTGCCGATCGACAGGCAAAGGGTAAAATCACTAAAGAGGGAATTTTCCTTGAGGAGCTAGAGCGAGAGCCAGCGCATTTTCTTCCAGAGACAACTGACGAACATTTAGATGACGACGTTGTAGCGATTGACCTCAATCAGCCGATGGAGAAAATCCGTGCCGAGCTCTCTAAATACCCAGTCAAAACGCGGCTTAGCCTTACCGGAACATTAGTTGTCGCCCGAGATTTAGCCCATGCCAAAATTAAAGCGGCAATAGATAGCGGCGCTCCGATGCCCGAATATCTAAAGAATTACGCGGTGTATTACGCCGGTCCAGCTAAAACTCCAGCGGGATATGCCTCGGGCTCATTTGGTCCAACTACGGCCGGGCGCATGGACTCGTATGTTGAGTACTTTCAATCTAAAGGCGGTTCATTTGTCATGCTGGCAAAGGGCAACCGATCTAAGGCCGTCACCGAGGCCTGTAAAGCAAACGGTGGCTTTTACTTAGGATCGATCGGTGGGCCTGCGGCCAGACTTGCTTTGGAGTGCATCACAAAAGTTGAAGTCCTAGATTTTGAAGAGCTCGGTATGGAGGCCGTCTTTAAAATCGATGTCGTAGATTTCCCAGCCTTTATCGTCGTCGATGACAAGGGAAATGATTTCTTTGCCGAAACCAGCACGCCATTACGTATAGGTCCGAGGCCCTAA